CCTGCAGAAAATGCGGCCATTAAGCATGGTATCCACCCTAAAACCTGGACTTATGAAAATATTGAAGCCATGCAAAAAGAGTTTGAAGCTTTAGGATTTTCTTTTTCTAAAAACAGGGAATTTGCCACTTCAGATCCGGATTACACGAAATTTGAACAGCAATTTTTCATTGACTTGTGGGAAAAGGGGCTAATTTATCGCAAGAAAGCCATGCTCAATTGGTGCCCTAACGATAAAACCGTTTTAGCTAATGAACAAGTCATTGATGGGAGGTGTTGGCGCTGCGATACAGAAGTTATTCAAAAAGAACTCTATCAATATTATTTGAAGATCACAAATTACGCTGAAGAATTGCTAAAAGACTTAGAGATTTTAGAAGATCATTGGCCTTCTCAAGTCCTAATCATGCAAAAAAACTGGATAGGGAAATCTAGCGGGTTGCAATTTGGTTTTAAAATCGCTGATGAGTGCTTGAAAGCTTGCAACAACATTCAAGAAATTGAAGTTTTTACCACAAGAGCGGACACCATTTATGGCGTAACTTACATCGCCATCGCCCCAGAACACCCTTTAGTAGAGCATGCCATTAAGCAAGTGAGCCAAGAAGATTCAAAGATCATTAAAGCGATTTTAAACACGACTCAAAGAGAAAGAGCCTTAGAGAAAAAAGGGGCGTTTTTAGGCATTTATGCTATCCACCCTTTAACGAAGCAAAAAATCCCGGTTTGGGTGGCTAATTTCGCCCTAGCCAATTATGGCTCTGGGGCGTTAATGGGCGTGCCAGCCTGCGATGAAAGGGATTTTGAATTCGCTAATCTGTATCATATCCCTATTAAAGTGATCACTCAAAGTTCTCAAAGTTTGCCCCACACTAAAGAAGAGATTTTAAAAAATAGCGGGGAGTGGAGCGATCTTTCTAGCTCAGTGGCCAGAGAAAAAATCATCGCTTATTTTGAAAAAGAAAACCTCGGTAAAAGGGTGATCAACTACCGCTTGCAAGATTGGGGAGTGAGCCGTCAAAGGTATTGGGGAGCGCCCATTCCTATGATTCATTGCAAGAATTGTGGGATTGTGCCTGAAACCCAACTGCCGGTAACTTTACCTGAAGACATTGTGATTGATGGGGAGGGCAATCCGTTAGAAAAGCATGCGAGTTGGAAATTCGCTCAATGCCCTAAATGCCACAAAGACGCTTTAAGAGAGACAGACACCATGGACACTTTCATCCAGTCCAGTTGGTATTTCTTGTGCTACACCACGCCCAAAAATCAGCGTGAAAATCAAGCGTTTGATCAAAATTACTTGAAGTATTTCATGCCAGTGGACACTTATATTGGCGGCATTGAACATGCGATTTTGCACTTGTTATACGCGCGCTTTTTCACTAAGGCTTTAAGGGATTTGGGCTATCTTCATTTAGATGAGCCTTTCAAACAGCTTATCACTCAAGGCATGGTCTTAAAAGATGGCGCTAAGATGAGCAAATCTAAAGGCAATGTCGTTAGCCCTAAAGAGATACTCAAAAAATACGGGGCTGATGCTGCAAGGCTCTTTATCCTTTTTGCTGCCCCACCGGCTAAAGAATTGGAATGGAATGACAGCGCTTTAGAGGGCGTGCACCGGTTTATCAAGCGCTTATACGATAAAGCGAACGCCATTAACCCTACCACTTCTAAGCCTGAATTTAAAGGAGTGGGCCTGAATGAAGCGCAAAAACTAGGGCGTAAAAAAGTCTATGAAGCGTTAAAAAAATCGCATGAAATTTTCAATAAGGCTGAAAGCGCTTACGCGTTTAACACTTTGATCGCAAGCTGCATGGAGGCTTTAAACGCTTTGAGTGCACAAACTAATGAGCAAATTTTATGCGAGGGTTATTTTGTGTTGTTGCAAATTTTAGAGCCTATTATCCCGCACACCGCATGGGAATTGAGCGAGAGGCTTTTTAAAAGGGAGAATTTTAAGCCTATAGCGATCGATGAAAGCGCTTTGATGGAAGACTTTATGACTTTAGGGCTTACCATTAATGGCAAAAGGCGTGCGGAATTGAAAGTCAATATTAACGCCAGCAAAGAAGAGATTATTGTTTTGGCCAAAAAAGAATTAGAGAAATATTTAGAAAAGGCGAGCGTTAAAAAAGAAATTTATGTGCCTAATAAGCTTGTTAATTTTGTTGTCGCATGAGGGCTTTACTTTTTTTTATTTTGTTGTTTTGGTTCAAGGGCTGTGGGTATAAGCCCATCGCCGCTTACGCTCAAAACGCGCTTGGCGATAGCGTATACGTGAAACTCATTGTGAATTTGCCTAACCCTGAAAACTCTGTAGAGTTTAAAGACTTGATGAATCGTTTAGTCGTGCAACGCTTCCAAAACCGCTTAGCGAGTGAAAAGGATGCGGATTCTATCATTATCATAGAAATCACGAATGTAACCGATACGAGCATCACGCAAAATAAAGAAGGCTTTACGACTTTCTATCGCGCGACTGTGTCTGTGAATTACACCTACGATAACAAAAGAGGCACACAAAAGACTTTTCAAAATAGCGGGTATTATAATTACGCTGTGAATTTGCAAGACCCCCTTAACACCTACCAGAACCGCTATTACGCTATCAATCAGGCTGTAGAACAAACTTTGACTAAATTTGTGGCTCAAATCGCTTATGAGGGGAAATTCAATAATGAAAAATAGCCATGGATTAAAGGCGTTTTTAGAAACAAAGCCTAAGGAATACCATAAGTTTGACCCTAGCCGCTTCATTCAAATTTATAAAGATTTTAAAAACGCTTTTTTTGAGATTCAAGCGAAAGTCATTCATGTGGTAGGGACTAATGGTAAGGGCAGCACGGGGCGGTTTTTAACCCTTTTATTAGCCGATCAAAATTTTAAAGTGTTGCATTTCACCTCCCCTCATGTTTTTGAATTTAGGGAGCGCTTTTTTTTGAATGGCTCTGTTGTTGAAGAAAGCGTTTTAGAAAACGCCCACCAGCAATTGCAATCGCACGCTTTCAGCAACGCTTGCTCGTATTTTGAATACGCTACCTTACTAGCCGTCATGCTCGCTAAAGATTGCGATTATTTGGTTTTAGAAGCGGGGCTTGGGGGGGAGTTTGACAGCACGAACGCTTTAGAAAAAACCCTAAGCGTTTTCACCCCCATTGATTACGATCATAAGGAATTTTTAGGGGATAGTTTAGAAAGCATTGCGACTACTAAATTAAAAGCGATGGGCCCTCTTAATATCATCGCTCCCCAACAAGAACTGGTTTTAAATGTGGCTCAAAAGATCGCCAAAGAAAAACATGCGCAATTGATTGTGGTTCAAAATGAAATTTCAAAAGGAGTGAGAGATTATATTGAACGCCACCATTTAGCCCATTTTTTAGCGATGAATTTAGAAGTGGCTCTAAAAGCGTTTGAAACGCTTATGCCATGCAATAAACAAGAAGTTTTAAAAAACCTAAAACCCCTAAATTTAATCGGCCGTTGCGAGCTTTTAAGCCCTAATATTTTAATAGATGTGGGGCATAACCCCCATAGCGCTAAAGCCTTAAAAGAAGAGATCAAACGCGTTTTTAACGCTCCAATCGTTTTGATTTATAACTGCTATCAAGATAAAGACGCTTTTTTGGTGCTAGAAATTTTAAAGCCTGTCATTAAAAAGGTTTTGATTTTAGAATTGCATAATGAAAGAATTATCCAATTAGAAAAACTTAAAGGGATTTTAGAAACTTTAGGGTTAGAACACGCTTTGTTTGAAGAACTGAAAGAAAATGAAAATTATTTGGTGTATGGCTCATTTCTGGTAGCCAACGCTTTTTATAAGCGCTATCCAAAGAAGAGGGATTGATGCCGCAAAACCAGCTTGTGATCACCATCATTGATGAATCAGGCTCTAAACAGCTCAAATTTTCTAAAAATTTAAAACGCAACCTCATCATTGCTGTTGTCATTCTTTTATTGATCGTGGGGCTTGGCGTAGGGTTTTTAAAATTTTTAATCGCT
The Helicobacter pylori genome window above contains:
- a CDS encoding bifunctional folylpolyglutamate synthase/dihydrofolate synthase yields the protein MKNSHGLKAFLETKPKEYHKFDPSRFIQIYKDFKNAFFEIQAKVIHVVGTNGKGSTGRFLTLLLADQNFKVLHFTSPHVFEFRERFFLNGSVVEESVLENAHQQLQSHAFSNACSYFEYATLLAVMLAKDCDYLVLEAGLGGEFDSTNALEKTLSVFTPIDYDHKEFLGDSLESIATTKLKAMGPLNIIAPQQELVLNVAQKIAKEKHAQLIVVQNEISKGVRDYIERHHLAHFLAMNLEVALKAFETLMPCNKQEVLKNLKPLNLIGRCELLSPNILIDVGHNPHSAKALKEEIKRVFNAPIVLIYNCYQDKDAFLVLEILKPVIKKVLILELHNERIIQLEKLKGILETLGLEHALFEELKENENYLVYGSFLVANAFYKRYPKKRD
- the leuS gene encoding leucine--tRNA ligase, with the translated sequence MDFINIEKKWQEFWWKNKSFEPKDDFNLPKKYILSMLPYPSGEIHMGHVRNYTIGDALARYYRLHHYNVLHPMGFDSFGMPAENAAIKHGIHPKTWTYENIEAMQKEFEALGFSFSKNREFATSDPDYTKFEQQFFIDLWEKGLIYRKKAMLNWCPNDKTVLANEQVIDGRCWRCDTEVIQKELYQYYLKITNYAEELLKDLEILEDHWPSQVLIMQKNWIGKSSGLQFGFKIADECLKACNNIQEIEVFTTRADTIYGVTYIAIAPEHPLVEHAIKQVSQEDSKIIKAILNTTQRERALEKKGAFLGIYAIHPLTKQKIPVWVANFALANYGSGALMGVPACDERDFEFANLYHIPIKVITQSSQSLPHTKEEILKNSGEWSDLSSSVAREKIIAYFEKENLGKRVINYRLQDWGVSRQRYWGAPIPMIHCKNCGIVPETQLPVTLPEDIVIDGEGNPLEKHASWKFAQCPKCHKDALRETDTMDTFIQSSWYFLCYTTPKNQRENQAFDQNYLKYFMPVDTYIGGIEHAILHLLYARFFTKALRDLGYLHLDEPFKQLITQGMVLKDGAKMSKSKGNVVSPKEILKKYGADAARLFILFAAPPAKELEWNDSALEGVHRFIKRLYDKANAINPTTSKPEFKGVGLNEAQKLGRKKVYEALKKSHEIFNKAESAYAFNTLIASCMEALNALSAQTNEQILCEGYFVLLQILEPIIPHTAWELSERLFKRENFKPIAIDESALMEDFMTLGLTINGKRRAELKVNINASKEEIIVLAKKELEKYLEKASVKKEIYVPNKLVNFVVA
- the lptE gene encoding LPS assembly lipoprotein LptE, producing the protein MRALLFFILLFWFKGCGYKPIAAYAQNALGDSVYVKLIVNLPNPENSVEFKDLMNRLVVQRFQNRLASEKDADSIIIIEITNVTDTSITQNKEGFTTFYRATVSVNYTYDNKRGTQKTFQNSGYYNYAVNLQDPLNTYQNRYYAINQAVEQTLTKFVAQIAYEGKFNNEK